The DNA region AGAAGCCACGGCAATCGAGCCTGCGCCTCGCATCGATGGGCATCTACCTGTTCGACACCGAGGTGCTCGGCGAGGCGATCGCGAAGCAGCCGGTCGACCTGGTGCTCGACGTGCTGCGCCCGTTGATCGAGAAGGGCGAACGCGTGTTCGCGCACGAGCACACCGGCTACTGGGACGACGTCGGAACCTTGAAGACGTTCTACGAAACGAACCTCGGACTGCTGGCGCGCGAGCCGCGCCTGGTGCTCAACGACGGGCGCTGGCCGATCCTCACGCGTGACGAGGAGCGCCCGCCGGTGCAGTTGCTGCCGGGCGCGATGCTGGACGGTGCGCTGATCGCCAACGGCTGCCGCGTGTCGGGACGCATCCGCAACTCGATCCTGTTTCCGGGCGTCACCGTCGGAGCCGACGCCGAGATCGTGGACTCGGTCATCATGCAGGACGTCACGATCGGTGCTGGCGCGCGCGTGGACCGCGCGATCGTCGACAAGTACGTGCGGGTAGGCGCGTCGGCGCGAGTCGGCGACGGCCTTGCGATGGACGTGCCGGAACTGGCGTGGCTCCACGGCCTCACGCTGGTCGGTAAGGACTGCGTGCTACCCGACCACGCTCGCGTCGGCCGCCAGGCGATCCTCGGCGTCGGCGCGTCGTCGTCCGACTTCGTCGACGGCGCGATCGCGGTCGCTCGCGTGGTGCCCGATCGGGTCTCGCTGACGGGGAGCTCGTGAGCGACCAGCGTTACGCCTTCATCCTCGCCGGCGGGCTCGGCTCGCGGCTGTGCCTGCTGTCCGAGCGGCGCGCCAAACCCGCGGTCCCGTTCGGTGGCAAGTACCGGATCATCGACTTCTCGCTCTCGAACTGCGTCAACTCCGGTATCTACGACATCGGAGTGCTCACGCAGTATCGACCCACTTCGCTGCATCAGCACGTCGGGATCGGTCGACCGTGGGATCTCGACCGCACGCGCGGCGGCATCCAGCTTCTGCAGCCGGCGCTCGGCTCGATCGCGACCGAGTGGTACCAGGGCACCGCCGACGCGATCTACCGCAATCTCGTTCACCTGCGGCGCCGCCGCTGCGAGCAGGTCCTGGTGCTGTCGGGTGACCACATTTACAAGATGAACTACGACGTCATGTTCGCGTTCCATGTCGCGAACCGCGCCAGCGTGACGGTCGCGGTCACCGAGGTGAAGCCGGAAGAGATCAGCCAGTTCGGAATCCTCGAGACCGATCGCTCGGGTCGCGTCACCGCGTTCAAGGAGAAGCCCCGCCAGGCCGAATCGCGACTCGCCTCGATGGGCGTCTATCTGTTCGATCGCGAAGCGTTGTTCCGGCTGCTGCGCGAAGACGCCGCGCGCGAGGACTCGACCCATGACTT from Candidatus Eisenbacteria bacterium includes:
- a CDS encoding glucose-1-phosphate adenylyltransferase, whose translation is MAHTMAVVLSGGGGERLSVLTSERAVSAVPFGGKYRIIDFVLSNCCHSGLERVAVLTQHAPTSLHDHIGSGRAWDLDRRTGGVQLLQPYLTREHAGWYRGTADALAQNWDVLGGSGAANTLVLSGDHVYKMDYRALLRTHEESGARVTLAVTAVEPDESWRFGMVAMDRNGRVTALEEKPRQSSLRLASMGIYLFDTEVLGEAIAKQPVDLVLDVLRPLIEKGERVFAHEHTGYWDDVGTLKTFYETNLGLLAREPRLVLNDGRWPILTRDEERPPVQLLPGAMLDGALIANGCRVSGRIRNSILFPGVTVGADAEIVDSVIMQDVTIGAGARVDRAIVDKYVRVGASARVGDGLAMDVPELAWLHGLTLVGKDCVLPDHARVGRQAILGVGASSSDFVDGAIAVARVVPDRVSLTGSS
- a CDS encoding NTP transferase domain-containing protein; this translates as MLAGGLGSRLCLLSERRAKPAVPFGGKYRIIDFSLSNCVNSGIYDIGVLTQYRPTSLHQHVGIGRPWDLDRTRGGIQLLQPALGSIATEWYQGTADAIYRNLVHLRRRRCEQVLVLSGDHIYKMNYDVMFAFHVANRASVTVAVTEVKPEEISQFGILETDRSGRVTAFKEKPRQAESRLASMGVYLFDREALFRLLREDAAREDSTHDFGKDILPRLVQRQEGLFAYRYGGYWQDVGTLDSFFEANMAMASEQPPMDLNDPGWLIHTQSADRPPVRFEPGGSGDRSLVANGCRVAGRVERSVLFPGVHVMAGAVVRDSILMHDCVIGPDSTIERVIFDKEVQVGSGARVGDGDDFTPNHACPDHLSNGLVVAGKGARLPGGISVGRNARIGAGVRENAITNDIPAGGVVHGPDPEH